A stretch of Bradyrhizobium diazoefficiens DNA encodes these proteins:
- a CDS encoding 3-hydroxyacyl-CoA dehydrogenase NAD-binding domain-containing protein, translated as MSEVVKLERHDEVGIVTVNSPPVNALSAAVRGGILECIKAAIADPAIKGIVLTCAGRTFIAGADITEFGKPPKAPALNEVLAEMENSPKPIVAAIHGTALGGGLEVTLACHFRVAVKEAKLGLPEVKLGLLPGAGGTQRLPRAVGPELAVKMIVGGDPIGAAEALKNGLIEEIVEGPTLGAELFIRKVLAEKRPLRRLRDDDSKIAAAKADRSIFTNAVAAMTKKSRGLEAPFAAADAVGAAIDLPFDEGLKKEREGFLKLVASDQSKAQRYAFFAEREAAKIAGVPEGTKSRPVNRVAILGAGTMGGGIAMSFANAGIPVTLIETGEEQLKRGMGIMQKNWEATAARGGIPADAPAKRMALITGVVGIENVGDADLVIEAVFETMAVKQEVFGKLDQYVKPGAVLASNTSYLNIDEIAKATRRPQDVLGMHFFSPANVMKLCEIVRADKTAPDALVTAVTIARKIAKVPAVVGVCDGFVGNRMLAQRGKQSEKLLFEGALPQQVDAVVTKFGMPMGPFAMGDLAGLDIGWRSRKDRGIKSEIADALCEAGRFGQKTGKGYYKYEAGSRSALPDPEVEKLIDETLLRLGRKKRIVSDDEILERMMYPMINEGAKILEEGIAARPSDIDVVWLYGYGWPIYRGGPMFWADTVGLKHIADRLAFYAKETNDPSLEPAPLLKKLAAEGKTFASLAAASKAA; from the coding sequence GTGAGCGAAGTGGTCAAGCTTGAACGTCATGACGAGGTCGGTATCGTCACGGTCAACAGCCCTCCGGTGAACGCACTCAGCGCCGCGGTCCGCGGTGGTATCCTGGAGTGCATCAAGGCCGCAATCGCGGATCCCGCGATCAAGGGCATCGTGCTGACCTGCGCCGGCCGCACCTTCATTGCGGGTGCCGATATCACCGAATTCGGCAAGCCGCCGAAGGCGCCGGCCCTCAACGAGGTGCTGGCCGAGATGGAGAATTCGCCGAAGCCGATCGTGGCGGCGATCCACGGCACCGCGCTCGGCGGCGGCCTCGAGGTCACGCTGGCCTGTCATTTCCGCGTGGCTGTCAAAGAGGCAAAGCTCGGCCTGCCCGAGGTGAAGCTCGGCCTGCTGCCGGGTGCCGGCGGCACCCAGCGCCTGCCGCGCGCGGTCGGACCGGAGCTCGCCGTCAAGATGATCGTCGGCGGCGATCCGATTGGCGCGGCGGAAGCGCTCAAGAACGGCCTGATCGAGGAGATCGTCGAAGGCCCGACCCTGGGGGCTGAACTCTTTATCCGCAAGGTCCTCGCCGAGAAGCGTCCGCTGCGCCGCCTGCGCGATGACGATTCCAAGATCGCGGCCGCCAAGGCCGACCGCTCGATCTTCACCAATGCGGTTGCCGCCATGACCAAGAAGTCGCGCGGCCTGGAAGCGCCATTCGCGGCCGCCGATGCGGTCGGTGCGGCCATCGACCTGCCATTCGACGAAGGTCTGAAGAAGGAGCGCGAGGGCTTCCTCAAGCTGGTCGCCAGCGACCAGTCCAAGGCGCAGCGCTACGCCTTCTTTGCCGAGCGCGAAGCCGCGAAGATCGCGGGCGTCCCTGAGGGGACGAAGTCGCGCCCCGTCAACCGCGTTGCCATCCTCGGCGCCGGCACCATGGGCGGTGGCATCGCGATGTCGTTTGCCAACGCTGGTATTCCCGTCACCCTGATCGAGACCGGCGAAGAGCAGCTCAAGCGCGGCATGGGCATCATGCAGAAGAACTGGGAAGCGACCGCCGCGCGCGGCGGTATCCCGGCGGACGCGCCGGCCAAGCGCATGGCGCTGATCACCGGCGTCGTCGGGATCGAGAACGTCGGCGATGCCGACCTCGTCATCGAAGCCGTGTTCGAGACCATGGCGGTGAAACAGGAAGTCTTCGGCAAGCTCGACCAATACGTCAAGCCGGGCGCTGTGCTCGCCTCCAACACCTCCTATCTCAACATCGACGAGATCGCGAAGGCGACCAGGCGTCCGCAGGACGTGCTCGGCATGCACTTCTTCTCGCCGGCCAACGTCATGAAGCTGTGCGAGATCGTGCGCGCCGACAAGACCGCGCCGGACGCGCTGGTGACGGCCGTCACGATCGCGCGCAAAATCGCAAAAGTGCCGGCCGTGGTCGGCGTCTGCGACGGCTTCGTCGGCAACCGCATGCTGGCCCAGCGCGGCAAGCAGTCGGAAAAGCTGCTGTTCGAAGGCGCCCTGCCACAGCAGGTCGACGCCGTGGTGACGAAATTCGGCATGCCGATGGGACCGTTCGCGATGGGCGATCTCGCCGGCCTCGACATCGGCTGGCGCTCGCGCAAGGACCGCGGCATCAAGTCGGAGATCGCGGATGCCTTGTGCGAAGCCGGCCGCTTCGGTCAGAAGACCGGCAAGGGTTACTACAAATACGAAGCCGGCTCCCGCTCGGCGTTGCCGGATCCCGAAGTCGAGAAGCTGATCGACGAGACGCTGCTGCGTCTCGGCCGCAAGAAGCGCATCGTCAGCGACGACGAGATCCTCGAGCGCATGATGTATCCGATGATCAACGAGGGCGCGAAGATCCTCGAAGAGGGCATCGCGGCGCGTCCCTCCGACATCGACGTGGTCTGGCTCTATGGCTATGGCTGGCCGATCTACCGCGGCGGCCCGATGTTCTGGGCCGACACCGTCGGCCTCAAGCATATCGCCGATCGCCTCGCCTTCTACGCCAAGGAGACCAACGACCCGAGCCTCGAGCCGGCGCCGCTGCTGAAGAAGCTCGCGGCCGAGGGCAAGACCTTTGCGTCGCTTGCGGCGGCGTCGAAAGCGGCTTGA
- the pimA gene encoding dicarboxylate--CoA ligase PimA, which yields MTHPGEQFYPEGVHWDDTIPQGTLPDLLSTAAANYGPRTALEFRDHPITYTALAAMAERAAAAFLRAGCGKNSSVALFMGNTPDHPVNFFGALRAGARVAHLSPLDGEIALTHKVSDSGSRLLVTSNLQALLPTALKFLEKGLIDRLVVCEDNDWGNAGTPQAAIPDDPRIVTFKAFVEGATLPAQWPAVAVDDVALLQYTGGTTGLPKGAMLTHGNLTSAVSIYDIWGKPGRAARGDVVERVICVLPLFHIYALTVVLLSSLQRGNLISLHQRFDVEAVMRDIEVKRATYFPGVPTMWIAIAALPNLDKRDFSSLSAIGSGGAPLPVEVARFFESKVGKKLRSGWGMTETCSPGTGHPPVGPDKPGSIGLMLPGIELDVVSLEDPTKVLPPGEVGEIRIKGPNVTKGYWNKQKESSEYFSDGRFLTGDIGYVDADGYFFLVDRKKDMIISGGFNVYPQMIEQAIYTVSGVHEVIVLGIPDQYRGEAAKAFIKLKPDAKPFSLDELRAQLAGKVGKHELPAEVEFVDDLPRTPVGKLSRHELRQQQKRSQSGPRV from the coding sequence ATGACCCATCCCGGCGAACAGTTTTATCCCGAGGGCGTGCACTGGGACGACACGATTCCCCAGGGCACGCTGCCTGACCTGCTCTCGACGGCCGCCGCGAATTACGGCCCGCGAACCGCGCTGGAGTTCCGTGATCATCCGATCACCTACACCGCGCTCGCCGCAATGGCCGAGCGTGCGGCGGCCGCGTTTCTCCGCGCCGGCTGCGGCAAGAACTCCTCGGTCGCGCTGTTTATGGGCAATACGCCCGATCATCCCGTCAATTTCTTCGGCGCGCTGAGGGCCGGCGCCCGCGTCGCGCATCTGTCGCCGCTCGACGGCGAGATCGCGCTGACCCACAAAGTCTCCGATTCCGGCTCGCGCCTGCTGGTGACGTCGAACCTCCAGGCCTTGTTGCCGACCGCGCTGAAGTTTCTGGAGAAGGGGCTGATCGATCGGCTCGTCGTCTGCGAGGACAACGATTGGGGCAACGCCGGCACGCCGCAGGCGGCCATCCCTGATGATCCCCGCATCGTCACCTTCAAGGCCTTCGTCGAGGGCGCCACGTTGCCGGCACAATGGCCCGCCGTCGCGGTCGACGACGTCGCGCTGCTGCAATATACCGGCGGCACCACCGGCCTGCCAAAGGGCGCCATGCTCACCCACGGCAATCTCACCTCCGCGGTGTCGATCTACGATATCTGGGGCAAGCCGGGGCGGGCGGCGCGCGGTGACGTCGTCGAGCGCGTGATCTGCGTTCTGCCGCTGTTCCACATCTATGCGCTCACCGTCGTGCTGTTGTCCTCGCTCCAGCGTGGCAATCTGATCTCGCTGCACCAGCGCTTCGACGTCGAAGCTGTCATGCGCGACATCGAGGTCAAGCGCGCAACCTATTTCCCGGGCGTGCCGACGATGTGGATCGCGATCGCCGCACTTCCCAATCTCGACAAGCGCGACTTCTCCTCGCTGAGCGCGATCGGCTCCGGCGGCGCGCCGCTGCCGGTCGAGGTCGCCAGGTTCTTCGAAAGCAAGGTCGGCAAGAAGCTCAGGAGCGGCTGGGGCATGACCGAGACCTGCTCGCCCGGCACCGGCCATCCGCCGGTCGGTCCCGACAAGCCGGGCTCGATCGGCCTGATGCTGCCCGGCATCGAGCTCGACGTCGTCTCGCTGGAAGACCCAACGAAAGTATTGCCACCAGGCGAAGTCGGCGAGATCCGCATCAAGGGTCCCAACGTCACCAAGGGCTATTGGAACAAGCAGAAGGAATCCTCGGAGTATTTCTCCGACGGCCGTTTCCTCACCGGCGACATCGGCTATGTCGACGCCGACGGCTATTTCTTCCTGGTCGATCGCAAGAAGGACATGATCATCTCCGGCGGCTTCAACGTCTATCCGCAGATGATCGAGCAGGCGATCTACACCGTATCAGGCGTGCACGAGGTGATCGTGCTCGGCATTCCCGACCAGTATCGGGGCGAGGCCGCCAAAGCTTTCATCAAGCTCAAGCCGGACGCAAAACCGTTCTCGCTCGACGAGCTGCGCGCGCAGCTCGCCGGCAAGGTCGGCAAGCACGAATTGCCGGCGGAGGTCGAGTTCGTCGACGATCTGCCGCGCACGCCGGTCGGAAAGCTGTCGCGCCACGAATTGAGGCAGCAGCAAAAGCGGTCACAATCCGGTCCACGCGTATAA
- the pimC gene encoding pimeloyl-CoA dehydrogenase large subunit yields the protein MDLAFTKEEQAFREEVRSFFRDNVPPDTRRKLVEGRHLSKDEMVTWWRILNKKGWGTSHWPTQYGGTGWTSVQHYIFNEELQSYPAPQPLAFGVSMVGPVIYTFGNEEQKKKYLPRIANVDDWWCQGFSEPGSGSDLASLKTKAERKGDKWIINGQKTWTTLAQHADMIFCLCRTDATAKKQMGISFIVFPMKSKGVTVRPIQTIDGGVEVNEVFFDDVEVPIENLIGEENKGWDYAKFLLGNERTGIARVGVSKERLRRIRDLASKVESGGKPIIQDAAFREKLAACEIELKALELTQLRVVADEGKHGKGKPNPASSVLKIKGSEIQQTTTELLMEVIGPFAAPYDVHGDDGSNEAMDWTAQIAPSYFNNRKVSIYGGSNEIQRNIIAKAVLGL from the coding sequence ATGGATCTCGCATTCACGAAGGAAGAGCAGGCGTTTCGCGAGGAAGTGCGGTCATTCTTCCGCGATAACGTGCCGCCGGACACGCGGCGCAAGCTGGTCGAGGGCCGTCATCTCTCGAAGGACGAGATGGTGACGTGGTGGCGCATCCTCAACAAGAAGGGCTGGGGCACCAGCCACTGGCCGACGCAGTATGGCGGCACCGGCTGGACCTCGGTGCAGCACTACATCTTCAACGAGGAGCTGCAGTCCTATCCGGCGCCGCAGCCGCTCGCCTTCGGCGTCAGCATGGTCGGCCCCGTCATCTACACCTTCGGCAACGAAGAGCAGAAGAAGAAGTATCTGCCGCGGATCGCCAATGTCGACGATTGGTGGTGCCAGGGTTTTTCGGAGCCCGGCTCCGGCTCGGATCTCGCCTCGCTCAAGACCAAGGCCGAGCGCAAGGGCGACAAGTGGATCATCAACGGCCAGAAGACCTGGACCACGCTGGCGCAACACGCCGACATGATCTTCTGCCTGTGCCGTACCGATGCAACCGCCAAGAAGCAGATGGGCATCTCCTTCATCGTGTTCCCGATGAAGTCGAAGGGCGTCACCGTGCGCCCGATCCAGACCATCGACGGCGGCGTCGAGGTCAACGAAGTGTTCTTCGACGACGTCGAGGTGCCCATCGAGAACCTGATCGGCGAGGAGAACAAGGGCTGGGACTATGCCAAATTCCTGCTCGGCAATGAGCGCACCGGCATCGCCCGGGTCGGCGTCTCCAAGGAGCGGCTGCGCCGCATCCGCGATCTCGCTTCCAAGGTCGAGTCCGGCGGCAAGCCGATCATCCAGGACGCGGCGTTCCGCGAGAAGCTCGCGGCCTGTGAGATCGAGCTGAAGGCCCTCGAGCTGACGCAGCTGCGTGTCGTCGCCGACGAAGGCAAGCACGGCAAGGGCAAGCCCAATCCGGCGTCCTCGGTGCTGAAGATCAAGGGCTCCGAGATCCAGCAGACCACCACCGAGCTCCTGATGGAAGTGATCGGCCCGTTCGCCGCGCCCTACGACGTGCACGGCGACGACGGCTCGAACGAAGCCATGGACTGGACCGCCCAGATCGCGCCGAGCTACTTCAACAACCGCAAGGTCTCGATCTACGGCGGCTCCAACGAGATCCAGCGCAACATCATCGCCAAGGCGGTGCTGGGGCTGTGA
- the pimD gene encoding pimeloyl-CoA dehydrogenase small subunit gives MDFDLNEEQRLLKDSIDGLLTDSYDFESRKKYMKEKGGWSKAVWGKLAEQGLLGLPFAEADGGFGGGGVETMIVMEALGKALVLEPYLATVVIGGGFLRHAGSDAQKAAHVPGIIDGSKTLAFAQLEKNSRYDLFDVATTAKKKGDGWVIDGEKFVVLNGENADTLVVTARTKGDRRDKTGIGVFLVPASAKGVTKKSYPTQDGLHAADVTFTGVEVGADAAIGNPDDSLALIERVVDEARVALCAEAVGLMDESLKTTVEYIKTRKQFGVAIGSFQSLQHRASDMFVAAEQARSMSMFATMAGDFEDAKERANAIAAAKVQIGKSAKFVGQQSIQLHGGIGMTMEAKIGHYFKRLTMIENTFGDTDYHQRRVADGGGLI, from the coding sequence ATGGATTTTGATCTGAACGAGGAGCAGCGGCTTCTCAAGGACAGCATCGACGGCCTGCTGACCGATTCCTACGATTTCGAGAGCCGCAAGAAGTACATGAAGGAGAAGGGCGGCTGGAGCAAAGCCGTCTGGGGCAAGCTCGCCGAGCAGGGCCTGCTCGGCCTGCCCTTCGCAGAGGCCGACGGCGGCTTCGGCGGTGGCGGCGTCGAGACCATGATCGTGATGGAAGCGCTCGGCAAGGCGCTGGTGCTCGAGCCTTATCTGGCAACGGTCGTGATCGGGGGCGGATTCCTGCGTCATGCCGGCTCCGATGCGCAGAAGGCAGCGCACGTACCCGGCATCATCGACGGCAGCAAGACGCTGGCATTTGCCCAGCTCGAGAAGAACTCGCGCTACGATCTGTTCGACGTCGCCACGACGGCGAAGAAGAAGGGCGACGGCTGGGTGATCGACGGCGAGAAATTCGTCGTTCTCAACGGCGAGAACGCCGACACCCTTGTCGTCACCGCCCGTACCAAGGGCGATCGCCGCGACAAGACCGGCATCGGCGTGTTCCTGGTGCCCGCGAGCGCCAAGGGAGTCACCAAGAAGTCGTATCCGACCCAGGACGGCCTGCATGCCGCCGACGTCACCTTCACCGGTGTCGAGGTCGGCGCTGATGCGGCGATCGGCAATCCCGATGACTCGCTCGCTCTCATCGAACGCGTGGTGGACGAAGCCCGGGTCGCGCTCTGCGCCGAAGCCGTCGGCCTGATGGACGAATCGCTCAAGACCACGGTCGAGTACATCAAGACGCGCAAGCAATTTGGCGTCGCGATCGGCTCGTTTCAGTCGCTCCAGCACCGCGCCTCCGACATGTTCGTCGCGGCCGAGCAGGCGCGCTCGATGTCGATGTTCGCGACCATGGCGGGCGATTTCGAGGATGCCAAAGAGCGCGCCAATGCCATCGCAGCCGCCAAGGTGCAGATCGGCAAGTCGGCAAAATTCGTCGGCCAGCAATCGATCCAGCTCCACGGCGGCATCGGCATGACCATGGAGGCCAAGATCGGCCACTACTTCAAGCGCCTCACCATGATCGAGAACACCTTCGGCGATACCGACTACCACCAGCGGCGCGTCGCGGATGGTGGTGGATTGATCTGA
- a CDS encoding SDR family NAD(P)-dependent oxidoreductase — MKNTPFDLTGKVAIVTGSSRGIGRSSAELLAKLGAKVVVSSRKLDACKEVADGIIAAGGDAIVIPCNIARKNEVEALIAGAIKHYGKIDVLVCNAAVNPYYGPLLDITDEAFDKIMGSNVKSNIWLSALAIPGMAARGGGSVVIISSIGGLRGSTVIGAYGISKAADFALCRSLAGEWGPKGVRINCIAPGLVKTDFARALWEDEANLKRRTATTPLRRIGEPDEIAGAVAYLASDASSFMTGQTIVIDGGVTTAAP; from the coding sequence ATGAAAAACACCCCGTTCGATCTCACCGGCAAGGTCGCCATCGTCACAGGCTCCAGCCGCGGCATCGGCCGCTCCTCGGCTGAATTGCTCGCCAAGCTCGGCGCCAAGGTCGTGGTCTCCTCGCGCAAGCTTGATGCCTGCAAGGAAGTCGCCGACGGCATCATTGCGGCCGGCGGCGATGCCATCGTCATCCCCTGCAACATCGCGCGGAAGAACGAAGTCGAGGCGCTGATCGCGGGCGCGATCAAGCACTACGGCAAGATCGACGTCCTCGTCTGCAACGCCGCGGTGAACCCGTATTACGGTCCGCTGCTCGACATCACCGACGAGGCCTTCGACAAGATCATGGGCTCGAACGTCAAGAGCAACATCTGGCTCTCGGCGCTGGCGATCCCTGGGATGGCCGCGCGTGGAGGCGGCTCCGTCGTCATCATCTCCTCGATCGGGGGCTTGCGCGGCTCGACCGTGATCGGCGCCTACGGCATTTCGAAAGCCGCCGATTTCGCGCTGTGCCGCTCTCTGGCCGGCGAATGGGGCCCGAAGGGCGTCCGCATCAACTGCATCGCACCCGGCCTCGTCAAAACCGATTTCGCCCGCGCGCTCTGGGAAGACGAAGCCAACCTCAAGCGCCGCACCGCCACCACGCCGCTCCGCCGCATCGGCGAGCCCGACGAGATCGCCGGTGCCGTGGCCTACCTCGCCTCGGATGCGTCGAGCTTCATGACCGGCCAGACCATCGTCATCGACGGCGGCGTGACCACGGCTGCGCCGTAG
- the glpK gene encoding glycerol kinase GlpK produces the protein MSFVLAIDQGTTSSRAIVFRGDISIAARAQQEFPQHFPASGWVEHEPEDIWTSTVMVCRDAIERAGITAKDIAAIGITNQRETTVVWDRATGQAVHRAIVWQDRRTADICAKLKADGREPVISQKTGLIIDPYFSGTKVAWILDHVPGARARAARGELMFGTVDCYLLWRLTGGKVHATDATNASRTLLFNIHTGQWDDELLEIIGVPRSMLPDVKDSSARFGESTPDLFGGAIAISGIAGDQQAATIGQACFRPGMMKSTYGTGCFALLNTGTTPVASKNKLLTTIAYQLDGKRTYALEGSIFVAGSAVQWLRDGLGIIKHAAETGPLADQSDSMQSVYLVPAFVGMGAPYWNPRVRGALFGLTRNTGPAELAHAALESVCYQTFDLWAAMRADWPDSDTAHIVLRVDGGMAASDWTMQRLADLLDAPVDRPVIQETTALGAAYLAGLNAGVYPEPTKFADNWRLEHRFKPNMSQATRERKLAGWARAVKGVLASDEGED, from the coding sequence ATGTCTTTCGTCCTCGCCATCGACCAGGGCACCACCTCCTCGCGCGCCATCGTCTTCCGCGGCGACATCTCGATTGCCGCGCGCGCGCAGCAGGAATTTCCGCAGCATTTCCCGGCCTCGGGCTGGGTCGAGCACGAGCCGGAGGACATCTGGACCTCGACCGTGATGGTCTGCCGCGACGCGATCGAGCGGGCCGGCATCACCGCGAAGGACATCGCCGCGATCGGCATTACCAACCAGCGCGAGACCACCGTGGTGTGGGACCGCGCCACCGGCCAGGCCGTGCACCGCGCCATCGTCTGGCAGGACCGCCGCACCGCCGACATCTGCGCGAAACTGAAGGCCGACGGCCGCGAGCCCGTGATCTCGCAAAAGACCGGCCTGATCATCGACCCCTATTTCTCCGGCACCAAGGTCGCCTGGATTCTCGACCACGTCCCCGGCGCACGCGCGCGCGCCGCGCGTGGCGAGCTGATGTTCGGCACCGTCGATTGCTATCTGCTCTGGCGCCTCACCGGCGGCAAGGTGCACGCCACCGACGCCACCAACGCCTCGCGTACGCTGCTGTTCAACATCCACACCGGCCAGTGGGATGACGAGCTCTTGGAGATCATCGGCGTGCCTCGCTCGATGCTGCCCGACGTGAAGGATTCTTCCGCCCGCTTCGGCGAGAGCACGCCGGACCTGTTCGGCGGCGCCATTGCCATCTCCGGCATCGCCGGCGACCAGCAGGCCGCGACCATCGGGCAGGCCTGCTTCCGCCCGGGCATGATGAAGTCGACCTACGGCACCGGCTGCTTTGCGCTGCTCAACACCGGCACCACGCCCGTGGCGTCGAAGAACAAGCTGCTCACCACCATCGCCTACCAGCTCGACGGCAAACGCACCTACGCGCTCGAAGGTTCGATCTTCGTCGCAGGCTCGGCCGTGCAGTGGCTGCGCGACGGCCTCGGCATCATCAAGCACGCCGCCGAAACCGGACCTCTCGCCGATCAGTCGGACTCCATGCAGAGCGTCTATCTCGTCCCCGCCTTCGTCGGCATGGGCGCGCCCTACTGGAATCCGCGCGTGCGCGGCGCGCTGTTCGGCCTCACCCGCAACACCGGGCCTGCCGAGCTCGCGCACGCCGCGCTGGAGAGCGTGTGCTACCAGACTTTCGACCTCTGGGCCGCGATGCGCGCCGACTGGCCGGATTCCGACACCGCGCACATCGTGCTCCGCGTCGACGGCGGCATGGCCGCCTCCGACTGGACCATGCAGCGCCTCGCCGATCTCTTGGACGCGCCGGTCGATCGCCCGGTGATCCAGGAGACCACGGCGTTAGGCGCCGCCTATCTCGCCGGCCTCAACGCGGGCGTTTATCCCGAGCCGACCAAGTTCGCCGACAATTGGCGGCTGGAGCATCGCTTCAAGCCGAACATGAGCCAGGCGACGCGGGAGCGGAAGTTGGCGGGCTGGGCGCGTGCGGTGAAGGGCGTGCTGGCGAGCGATGAGGGGGAGGATTAG
- a CDS encoding glutathione S-transferase family protein, with amino-acid sequence MFLIGQYDSPFVRRVAIALRLYGLAFEHRPWSTFGDADKIAPYNPLRRVPTLVLDDGEALIESTIILDYLDELVGADKAMLPRSGVERRRHLRICALASGLGDKAVSLLYERVLRKEQLALWVERCQAQIGDVLAVLEAERAKVKTPYWLGERIGHADIAVACVVRFTREAHPQLFDAARYPALSAHAERCEALAPFREIVQPLAPPKG; translated from the coding sequence ATGTTCCTGATCGGCCAATACGATTCCCCCTTCGTCCGCCGCGTCGCCATCGCGCTGCGGCTCTACGGGCTTGCCTTCGAGCACAGGCCGTGGTCGACCTTCGGCGATGCCGACAAGATCGCACCGTACAATCCGTTGCGCCGGGTGCCGACGCTGGTGCTCGATGACGGCGAGGCGCTGATCGAGAGCACGATCATCCTGGACTATCTCGACGAGCTGGTCGGTGCGGACAAGGCGATGCTGCCGCGAAGCGGTGTCGAGCGTCGCCGGCATTTGCGCATCTGCGCGCTCGCCTCCGGCCTCGGCGACAAGGCCGTCAGCCTGCTCTATGAGCGGGTGCTGCGAAAGGAGCAGCTCGCGCTGTGGGTCGAGCGCTGCCAGGCGCAGATCGGCGACGTGCTCGCCGTGTTGGAAGCAGAGCGCGCGAAGGTCAAGACGCCGTACTGGCTGGGCGAACGCATCGGCCATGCCGACATCGCGGTGGCCTGCGTCGTCCGCTTCACCCGCGAGGCGCATCCGCAATTGTTCGACGCCGCGCGTTATCCGGCGCTGTCAGCGCATGCCGAACGCTGCGAGGCGCTGGCGCCGTTTAGGGAGATCGTGCAGCCGCTGGCGCCGCCGAAGGGGTGA
- a CDS encoding DUF3592 domain-containing protein, producing MLDAQGLMWTQIAAGVSVLLFGLMLFALVRMRGRMQAARHWDKVEGIITVSTVDQPATHVSDDQNDAKPVIRYRYRAGGEELESDKIFVGGIAMTTRVLAAKLAGRYPVGAHVDVHVDPACPAEALLEPAAAQNVAALVAFTIVFGLIAATLTAHSLAGHVLYANNGVPLFAFALPIIVLLGGVYCVAEYVSTRRLASASLRWPTAAGRITHSDVIEEIVEEKTDHDDKPTTSKLQHRYQVDLRYAYKVDKRDFIGTEVNWGGTMISGLRDVAEQAAAKYHPGQNVKVYYDPERPGHAVLEPASREGALGPLIGAVVCAIVGGIFLTFLIKVGFA from the coding sequence ATGCTGGATGCCCAAGGATTGATGTGGACGCAGATTGCCGCCGGCGTCTCGGTGCTGCTGTTTGGATTGATGCTGTTCGCTCTGGTCCGCATGCGGGGCCGGATGCAGGCCGCGCGGCACTGGGACAAGGTGGAGGGCATCATCACGGTCTCCACGGTCGACCAGCCGGCGACGCACGTTTCGGACGATCAGAACGATGCCAAGCCCGTCATCCGCTATCGCTATCGTGCCGGCGGCGAGGAGTTGGAAAGCGACAAGATCTTTGTCGGCGGCATCGCCATGACGACGAGGGTGCTCGCCGCCAAGCTGGCGGGACGATACCCGGTCGGCGCCCATGTCGACGTCCATGTCGATCCGGCGTGCCCGGCCGAGGCGCTGCTGGAGCCCGCCGCGGCGCAGAACGTCGCGGCGCTCGTCGCATTCACGATCGTGTTCGGTCTGATTGCCGCCACCCTGACCGCGCATTCGCTCGCGGGGCACGTGCTTTACGCCAACAATGGCGTTCCGTTGTTCGCATTCGCGCTGCCGATCATCGTGCTCCTGGGCGGCGTGTACTGCGTCGCAGAGTATGTCAGCACGCGCCGGCTGGCGAGCGCCAGCCTGCGCTGGCCGACCGCGGCGGGCAGGATCACCCATTCCGACGTGATCGAGGAGATCGTCGAGGAGAAGACCGACCATGACGACAAACCGACGACGTCAAAGCTCCAACACCGCTATCAGGTCGATCTTCGCTACGCCTACAAGGTCGACAAGCGCGACTTCATCGGCACTGAAGTCAATTGGGGCGGCACCATGATCTCCGGGCTGCGCGATGTCGCCGAACAGGCCGCGGCGAAATATCATCCCGGGCAGAACGTCAAAGTCTATTACGATCCGGAACGACCGGGACATGCAGTGCTGGAGCCTGCAAGCCGGGAAGGCGCGCTGGGGCCACTGATCGGCGCCGTGGTCTGCGCCATCGTGGGCGGCATTTTCCTGACATTCCTGATCAAGGTCGGGTTCGCCTAA